The DNA segment AGATAGTAACTTATTGGAAAAAAATATACATGAACTCCATTTTTATTTAAAAAATTAATGTTTTTTATCAAAGCTTGCATTTGTCTGTATTACAGAATATTAACATCATTTTGCTTGTTTTTGTGAATTATGCAGGTTAAGGAAACTCAATTTGGCAACTTAACTAAAATAAATTCATTCAAAGTTGAGATTTTTAAATCAAAACACGAGCATGTACTAGCTGAACTTTCTGCAACTGAAATAGACTATATGAGTAATGCTGCTCAAATGGTGATTCTAAGAGATATAACTGAAAAGGAGAAAAAAGAACAAGATGTATTAAAACTGTCACAAGCTATAGAACAAAGCCCAAATTCTGTGTGCATCACAAATACCAATGGATATATTGAATATGTGAACGCAGAATTTATAAATTCTACAGGTTATAGAAAAGATGAAGTAATTGGGAAAATTGCAAACGCATTAGATGTAAAATTACTTGGAAAAGAAAAATACGTAGATATCTGGAGAAATTTAAAAAATGGCAAACCATGGAAAGGCGAAATTGAAAATAAAAGAAAAAACGGCGAAATATATTGGGAACTTGCTTCAATGTCCGGATTGAAAAATCAAGAAGGAAAAATAATAAATTATATTTGTATATTCAAAGACATTACTGAAAACAAAAAATTAGAAAAAATCCTTAGAGAGAATAATGAAAAAATATCCCTTATTCTTGAAAATTCTCCTATGGGTATCTACCATTATGACAAAGATGGAAATATTACAATGTGTAATATTGCATTCTCCAATTTGATTGGAGTAAGCTCAAAAAAAATAGTTGGATATAACCTGCTCAAACAAAGCGAAAATCAGGAAATCATCCATGCAATCAACAAAACCAAAGACGGTGAGCAAGCCATTTTTGAAAACGAATCTCAGCATCCTTTAAGCAATAAAAAACTATATGTTAGGAATATCTACACTCCTTTGTTTTCACACGATAATGAATTTGATGGAGGAATATGTATCTATGAAGATGTATCAGAAAGAGTTAAATCAGAAAAACTAGGTCTCGAAAAAGAGACTGCCATTGCAACCAGTAAATCTAAAAGTGAGTTTCTTGCCCGAATGAGTCATGAAATAAGAACTCCGATGAATGCAATTATTGGACTATCACACCTTTGCCTGCAAACAAACCTAAATGTAAAACAAAGAGATTATGTTTCAAAAACTCATCAGTCGGCAAAATTATTACTTGGAATAATCAATGACATTCTTGACTTCTCGAAAATTGAAGCAGGGAAATTAACTATTGAAAATACAAATTTCGATCTTGAATTTGTAATGGATACAGTTTCAAATCTTGTTTCCCGAAATGCTCAGGAAAAAGGACTTGAGTTTGCAATTAGCTTCAACAAAGATGTCCCACTTAAATTAATAGGCGATCCTTTAAGAATTGCACAAGTACTTACCAATTATTGCAGCAATGCTGTTAAATTTACCGAAAAAGGAGAAGTTGTTCTTTCCGCAGATTTGATTGAACAGAAAAATGAAAAAGCTAAAATCAAATTCTCAGTTAAAGATACAGGTATTGGAATTTCTGAAAATGAACAAAAAAAACTATTCAAATCATTTTCGCAAGCAGATCAATCCACAACACGAAAATATGGAGGAACAGGCCTAGGTTTAGCCATCAGCAAAAGATTAGTTGAACTAATGAATGGTGAAGCCGGACTTGAAAGTACTAATGAACAAGGAAGCAAATTCTATTTCACAATAGAATTAGGTGTGCAAAAAGAACAAAAACGTATAGTACATGATCCATCAATAGACCTACGAGGCATGAATGTGCTTGTTTGTGATGATAATGCTACTGCAAGAAATATTTTAACCGAAGCTCTCGAAAAATTTTCATTTAATGTTACTGCCGTCGATTCGGGTGAAGCAGCTATAAAATTACTTGAAAATCAAAAAGATGAACCATTCGAATTAGTGCTTATGGACTGGGTCATGCCGGGAATGGATGGGCTGGAAGCATCAAAAAGAATCAAAGAAGAAAAGAAAATAAAAACTCCAATAATCATCATGGTTACTGCATTCGGGCGTGAGGAAATAGCAAAACAGGCTCAGGAAATTGGAATAAATGGTTTTCTTGTCAAACCAATTACTCATTCTTTTCTTTTCGATACTATTATTGGAATCTTTGGCAATCAGAAAAAAACCATACAAAACATTTCTGAAGAATATACAAAATATACAGATGAACTTAAGAAAATTAAGGGAGCAAATATATTACTTACCGAAGATAACGAAATCAATCAGCAAGTAGCTCAAGAACTACTCACAGATGTAGGTTTTATTGTTGAAATTGCAAATGACGGAAAAGAATCGGTAGAAATGATTACATCATCAGGTATTCCAAGCAAATACGACCTTGTATTAATGGACCTTCAAATGCCAGTAATGGATGGTTTTAATGCTACCATTGAAATTAGAAAAAGGAAAGAATTCGACAATCTGCCAATAATTGCAATGACTGCTGATGCCATTGTTGGTGTAAAGGAAAAGTGTATTGAAATCGGCATGCAAGATTTTATCAGCAAACCTATTGATCCTGATTATGTTTTCGCAACTCTGACCAATTGGATCAAACCGAGAGAATTGCAGAATGCGAATAATAACAATAACATAACAAATATCGAAAACAAAAAAGAAATAGAAGTCCAAATACCCGAAATTCCAGGCTTAAACATCCATAAACCACTGCAAAGGATGGGTAACAAAAAGAAATTGTATTTAAGTATTCTAAAAAAGTTTTATGCAAACAACCAAAAGTTTTGTTTCGAACTCAGAAAATCAGTTATTGAAAAAGATTTTGAAACTGCTTATCGGCAAATACATACTTTGAAAGGTGTTAGTGGAAGTATAGGTGCAGATACTATTCATGCCAAATCAATTATAGTAGAACAAAGTATTATTGACAAAGATATTTCAAAATTTGAAACAGAAATTGCAATTTTTGAGAAAGAACTATCTGAATTATTTAATCATATTTCCTCTAAACTTGAATTTGAAACACAAACGAAAAACCATTCTTTAAATAAGGAGTTAGTTAAAAAAATCATTCCAAAACTGAAACAACTTTTACAAGAGAAAAATCCAAAAGCAAAAAACTTGCTTAAAGACTTGAATGCTGCCGGATTATCTGGCGATTCCTTTGACGAACTAAAAAACAAAATAACCAAATACGATTTTAAAAATGCCATTTTATGCCTCAATAAAATTGAAAAACATATTTAAAATATTATGAAGACATTATATGAAAATACAATCTTAATTGTAGATGATTCACCTGAGATTATTGATATTATAGTTGATATCCTTGAAGATTTTAACACAAAAATCTCTATCAGCGGCGAAGATGCCTTAGAGATTATTTTTAAAGACGAACCGCCAGACTTAATACTGTTAGACGTAATTATGCCAAAAATGAATGGTTTTGAAGTTTGCAGGCAACTCCGTGCCAACCCGCAGACTATGGAAATCCCAATCATATTCCTAACTATCAAAACCTTGAAAGATGATATTGTACATGGATTCGAAGCAGGTGGCCAAGATTATATCACAAAACCTTTTGATGGACGTGAATTAATTGAACGCATAAAAACTCATCTCGAACTAAAAGCTCAGAGAGAAATACTAAGAAATGTGAATGTTATTCTTGAAGAAAAAGTGCTGAAAAGAACAGAGGAGCTAAAAAATGCTTTAGAAAAACTTGATGATGCAAATAAGGAATTGCAAGGGCTCGATACTGCAAAAAATAACTTTCTAATGATGATAAGCCATGAAATAAGAACTCCACTAAATGGTATAGTTGGTGCCTCCAGTTTCCTAAAAGATACTCTCAATGAAGATTCGGAACTAAGCATTTTTGTCGATATGCTGAATATTTCAGTAGAAAGACTTGAAAAATTCTCAACAACTGCATTGCTCATTACCCAGCTACAAGCCAAATATAAGTTCCCAAGAGAAACTATAAATATTGCTGAACTGGCAGAATACTGCATCAAATATAATGAAGAATCCTCCAAAGAAAAAAATATTGGTATTGTTAAAAACATTGACAATTATGAAATAAATATAGAAGCAAATAAAGGACTCATAGAATATGCAATAAATAGCATCATAAATAACTCTATCAAGTATTCAAAAGAAGGAGATATTGTTCTGCTCAAAATCTATACTAAAGGAACTGAAAAAATTATTGAAGTTAATGACAATGGTAGAGGATTCACTCAAACAGCCATCGAGAACCTATTCAAACCATTTAGCGTAGGCGAACCACATTACGATGATAATGTAGGCTTAAGTTTGAAAGCTGCCAAACATATTATGGAAGCTCATGGAGGAGAAATTAAGGCAAAAAATTTCTTGCAAAGTGGCGCAAGTGTCAGCTTAATATTTAAATGATTTTATAGCAAAAGGAAAATCTAAATTTACCAATATGATTTTTGCAAAAAGAAATAGCAATTCTACATTATGAAAAATTTATACGATAACACTATCTTAATTGTTGACGACACTCCTGAGAATATAGATATTTTGGTTGAACTACTCGAAGACTTTAACACAAAAATTGCCATATGTGGTGAAGATGCACTTGAAGCAGCTTTTGAAGATCCCACTCCTGATATTGCACTACTTGATATTATGATGCCGGGAATGGACGGCTACGAAGTTTGTCGCCGCCTTCGTGCAAACGAAAAAACCAAGGATATTCCGGTAGTATTTCTAACTGCAAAAACTCAGAAGCAGGATATAATAAAAGGCTTTGAAGCAGGAGGACAAGATTATTTAACTAAACCTTTCGATTCGCGGGAACTAATTGAAAGAGTAAAAACCCAACTTGAATTAAAAGAAAAAACAGCATTTCAGATAAAAGCAAAAAATGAACTTGCCATTCAAAATCAACAAATTACAGCAAGTATCAGATACGCACATACTCTTCAAAGTGCATTTCTGCCAAACAACAAAAAGATAGAAAAATACTTTGACAACTATTTTATTCTGAATAAACCAAAAGATATAGTAAGCGGCGATTTTTATTGGCTTTCGCATAAAAACAATAACACATATTTTTCGGTTTCAGATTGCACCGGACATGGAGTTCCCGGAGCACTGATGAGTGTCCTCGGGATTACTTCACTTAACGAAATTATTAATCAATATAATGATTTGTCGGCGGCAGAAATCCTTACTCACCTTAGAAAAATTGTAATATCATCATTAGATCAAACCAACGAGAACAACCAAACTAAAGATGGAATAGACATGGTAGTTTGCAAATACAATCATGAAACAAAAGTTTTACAATTTGCCGGTGCAAACAATCCATTATATATCATTAGAAATGATGAACTAATTGTAACTAAAGGAGACAAAATGCCTGTAGGAATTCATGCTAATGATAAAGTTGATTTTACAAATAATGATTTTCAGATGCAAAAAAATGATGTAATTTATATGTTTTCCGATGGATATGTTGACCAATTTGGAGGAGAATACAACAAAAAATTCAAATCCAAACCTTTTAAAAATCTTCTTCTCGAAATTCATCAAAAACCTATGAACCAACAAAAGCAAATATTGGGACAAAACATAATTGATTGGATGGGCAATTATGAACAAATTGATGATATTTTGGTTATGGGAGTTAAATTCTGATAAAAAACCCTACAAATGCAATATTTTTCAATACTGTAAAATCTCATATTTTCTTAAAAATATTATTCCTTTATTTGAACTTTTTAATGTGCATTTTAAGTAATTATCTTATGAAGAAACTGAATATTATTGCCGCAATTCTTACTATTATTTTTTTAAGCTCATGCTGCGAAACTACTGAAAACAGTCAAACAAACCCAAAAACCAATAGTCCTGAAAACATTTTGGCAAACAATCCGAATTTAGATTCGGATATTATGACACCAGAAGTTTTGTGGACATTTGGTAGAGTAAATAATGTTGAACTTTCGCCAGACAAAAAATACATTTTGTTCGCTGTGAAATATTACGACAAAGAAAAAAACAAGGGACAAAACGATTTTTATACAATTCCTGCCAAAGGTGGCGAAGCAAAAAAAATAACTGAATTCCCGGCAGCAAAATTCTCTGCCAAATGGAGACCAGATGGCAACAAAATTGGATTTCTATGCACAAAAAGTGGTAGTGTTCAGCTATGGGAAATGAAACCTGATGGAACAGACATAGTTCAAATTTCTGAAATTGAAGGAGGAATATCAGGATTTAAATACTCGCCGGCAAATTCAAAAATCATTATTGCTCGTGAAGTAAAATTAGATAAAACTGTAAACGATTTATACTCAGATTTGCCACTTGCAAATGCCCGATTAGAAAACGATTTGATGTATCGCCATTGGGATACATGGCATAATTTCGCCTACTCTCACATTTTCGTTGCTGATTATAAAAATGGAAAAATCTCCAATTTAATTGACATTATGGAAGGAGAAAAATTTGATTCTCCTACAAAACCATGGGGAGGAATGGAAGAAATTACCTACTCGCCAGACGGAAAAAATATTGCCTACACATGCAAAAAACTTAAAGGCAAAGAATATACACTTTCAACAAATACAGATATTTACATTTATAATATTGAAACCGGCAAAACTTCAAATCTAACTGAAGGAATGATGGGCTACGACAAAGTTCCACTTTATTCGCCAGACGGAAAATATCTAGCTTGGGAATCGATGGAAAGAGATGGATATGAAGCCGACAAAAACAGACTTTTCATTTACGATTTCACTACAAAAACTAAAAAATATTACTTAGAAGATTATGACAACAATGTAGGTCATATAACTTGGTCCGATGACAGTAAATTCATCTATTTCATATCTGGAATAAAAGCTAGCGAAGAAATTTTCAGACTGAATATTGAAAATAATGAATTCTTCCGAATAACAGAAGGTATCCACAATTACAGAACAATTGCAATTGGAGAGGACAACACATTGATAGCAACAAAACAGTCGATGTCTTTTCCTACCGAAATATTTTCTTACAATACTAAAGATGGAAAGGAAACTCAAATAAGTTTTGTGAACAAGCCAATTCTCGACCAGCTCACAATGGGCGAAGTAACAAAACGCTGGATAAAAACCACCGACAACAAAGACATGCTCACATGGGTAATTCTCCCGCCTCATTTCGACAAAACTAAAAAATATCCAACTCTGCTTTACTGCCAGGGAGGTCCTCAAGGAACCGTAAGTCAGTTTTGGAGCTACCGCTGGAATTTTCAAATGATGGCAGCAAACGATTATATTATTGTAGCACCAAATCGAAGAGGATTGCCATCATTTGGGCAAGAATGGAACGAGCAAATTAGCGGCGACTACGGCGGACAAAACATGAAAGATTATTTGTCGGCAATCGACGAACTTGCAAAAGAACCATTTGTTGATGAAACAAAACTTGGAGCAATAGGAGCCAGCTACGGCGGATTTTCAGTTTTTTGGCTGGCCGGACATCACGATAAACGATTTAAAGCCTTCATTTCGCACGACGGCATGTTTAATTTCGAAGCACAATATCTCGAAACCGAAGAAATGTTTTTCGTTAATTGGGACCTTGGCGGCGCATTCTGGGAAAAAAACAACAAAATTGCACAACGCTCTTATGCAAATTCACCTCATAAATTTGTCGAAAAATGGGACACGCCTATTTTAATAATTCATGGCGAAAAAGATTTTAGAATTACATATACACAAGGCATGAGTGCTTTTAATGCAGCCGTATTACTCGATGTTCCTGCAGAATTTCTTTATTTTCCTGAAGAAAACCATTGGGTGCTTTCGCCTCAAAATGGAATTCTTTGGCAACGAACATTTTATAATTGGCTTGATAGGTGGTTGAAATAGAATGTTGGAAACTGGAGATTGGAACTCTATCATTTGCAATCATAATTCATAACTCATAATCCATTTTGATTTTAGGCATCGGAACAGACATAATAGAAGTAGAACGGTTCAAAAAACAAATCGAAAAAGTTGATGGTTTGTTAGAAAAGCTTTTCACTGAAAACGAAATACGATATTGCCAGTCGAAAAAATTTCCCGAACAACATCTTGCTGCCAGATTTGCTGCAAAAGAATCGTTTTTCAAAGCAATTGGCACAGGTTGGCGCTATGGATTGCAGCACAACGAAATCGAAATCACTAATGATGAATTAGGCAAACCAAATATTAAAATCACAGGGAAATCTAAAGAAATTTGCGAAAAATACAACATAAAAAATATTAATGTATCTTTATCGCATTTAAAAGAAATAGTTAATGCAGTAGTAATAATTGAAACAAATTAAAATAAGAGAAATGTCGAACATTGGGTCTTACGATGAAAGAATAAAAAACTTTGATTGGTCGATTTCTGAGAAAGAACTTGACTATAAAGATGGAGACAATATTAATATTGGATGGTATTGTTCCGATAGAATTTGCGAAATGGGAAAAGCCAATAAACTTGCCTTGAAGTGGGAAGGTCTTGGAGGTGTTGAGAAAGAATACACTTTCAACGATATTCGCCTTTCAAGTAATACAATCGGTAAATTTCTTCAAAATCTGGGGATAAACAATGGTGACAGAGTTTGCCTGTTTATGGATAAAATTCCTGATCTATATTTTGGACTTCTTGGAGTGCTAAAAATTGGTTCTATTGCACAACCTTTATTTTCAGCATTTGGAGACGAATCGTTATATGTAAGATTAGATAATGCAAAAACCACAGCAATTTTAACCCAAAGAAAACATGTTTCTAAGGTAAGAAAAATATTGAAAGATATGCCTTATTTGAAGCATATTATCATTGTAGATCACGATGGGAAAAAACCACTGAAAGAGCGAGAGATTGCATTTTCCGTAGAAGAAGCAGAAAAAGTAGAAAATCTTGAAATTTTTCCAACAAAAGCAGAATCTCCTTCAATTTTGCATTATACCTCAGGAACAACAGGTCAACCAAAGGGAGTAAAACATGTACATTATTCATTAATATCGCAGTACTTAACTTCAAAATGGGTTTTAGACCTTCAGGAAGACGATATTTATTGGTGTACTGCCGATCCGGGATGGGTTACAGGAACATCATACGGAATTATCGGACCATGGAGCCTCGGAATCACACAATGCGTTCTCGACACCGGTTTCTCGGCTGAATCATGGTATGCCTTCATCCAGAAAAACAAAGTAACTATGTGGTATTCTGCACCAACAGCCATTCGCTCGTTGATGAAAGCAGGAAACGATTTAATAAAAAATTATGACCTTTCATCTTTACGTCATTTGGCTAGCGTTGGCGAACCACTTAATGCAGAAGCAGTTATATGGTCGGAAAAAGTTTTCGGATTAGCATTTTACGATACTTTCTGGCAAACAGAAACCGGCTCGATGATGGTAACAAATTATCCGGGAATGAAAGTTAAACCAGGCTCAATGGGCAAACCTTTTCCGGGGATTATAGCAGCAGTACTCGATCCTAAAACTTTTGAACCAATTCACGAAGCAAACAAACCCGGGCTAATTGCGTTTAAACCAGGCTGGCCAGCAATGATGCGTACCTACTGGGAAAACGAAGAAACTTATAAGAAAAAGTTTGAAAATGGTTGGTATTTATCCGGCGATAGATCAACCATCGACAAAGATGGATATTTCTGGTTTGTTGGTCGCGACGACGATGTTATAAATACAGGTGGGCATCTTGTGAGTCCTTTCGAAGTAGAATCGGCTCTCTTGGAACACGAAGCAGTTGCAGAATCGGCAGTTGTAGCAAAACCAGATGATGTAAATATGGAAGTTGTGAAAGCCTTTGTAACCCTAAATTCCGGCTTTGAAGCTAGCGAAGAACTTGAACTGAAAATTATGAATTTCATTAGGAAAAAGCTCTCGCCACTGGCAATGCCACAAGAAATTGAATATATGGACAAATTGCCAAAAACCCGAAGTGGAAAAATTATGAGACGTATGCTTCACGCAAAAGAATGGGGCGAAGAAATTGGCGATACATCAACACTTGAAGATGATTAGTAATGGCTGACTAGAAAACTCCAAAATCTTCGTTACGCTCACCTTGAAAATTGGTCATTTACAAAAGTAAACTCCCAGTTTTCAAGATTTCGCAAGCCTTGATTTTGTAGCCTTCTAATCAACCATTAAAAATAATAGTTAATTATAAATTCATTTATTAATAAAGTTAAAAATAAAAAAATGGCAAACACAGAAGAAATTAAAGAAGTTGTATTAGAGTATGTTATTGAAGAATATCTTGAAGACGAAGACGAGGAGCTATCATACGATTCTCCACTTATTTCAGGTGGAATAGTCGATTCCTTTTCAATGGTTTCGCTCAAGAGATTTTTAGAAATGAAATATAAAATTTCTATTCCAGACGAAAAAGCAAGCCCAGAAGCATTCGACTCAGTCAATAAAATTACAAAATTGATTGAAGAGTTTATAGGATAAAAAAATATGAAAAGTTAAAAGTGAAATCCCGATTTTTTTAAAATGCAATTGGGATTTTATTTTTAAATATAAAGTAGTTATCAATTTTCAATCAACAATTATCAATTTTCAATTAAACAATTATGGCTTACAGTGATAAAATTAGAGGCTTATATCAAGAGCAAATAGAAGATATAAAAAAAGCAGGAATTTTCAAGCAAGAAAGATTTATTAAATCTTCGCAGGCAGCCGACATAGAGGTAGAATTTCCTGTTGGTTCCGAAAAGAAGAAAGTAATAAATATGTGTGCAAACAATTATTTGGGTTTGTCTTCTCATCCCGATGTTGTAAAAGCCGCACACGAAGGACTTGATACTCGCGGCTATGGGATGTCTTCGGTTCGTTTCATTTGTGGAACACAGGACATTCATAAAGAATTAGAGCAGAAAGTTACCGAATTTCTTGGGACTGAAGATACAATTCTTTTTCCATCCTGCATGGATGCTAATGCAGGAGTTTTCGAAGCAATTCTTAACGATGATGATGTGATGATATCAGACCGTTTGGTACATGCTTCAATTATTGACGGAATAAGATTGTGCTCAGCAATGCACGACACATTCAAACATTCCAACTTGAAACATCTTGAAAAGAAGTTAATTCTTCATAGCGACAAACGATTGAAAGTTGTAATTACCGACGGTGTTTTTTCAATGGATGGCGATACTGCAAAACTTGACGAAATGGTTGAACTTTGCGAAAAATACGATGCACTGCTTTTTGTTGACGATTCTCACTCGTCGGGTTTTATTGGAAAAACAGGTCGCGGAACACACGAACATTGTGGCGTTATGGGCAAAATCGACATAATTACTACAACTTTTGGAAAAGCACTTGGAGGTGCCTCAGGAGGTTGCGTTTCAGGACGTAAAGAATTAGTGGAAATGTGCCGCCAGAAAGCAAGACCATATCTATTTTCAAACACTATCGCTCCGGTTGTAGTTGCAGGAATTATTAAAGTTCTCGACACCCTTTCGGGAAATACCGAACGTCGCGACAAACTTGAAATAAATACTGCCTACTGGCGAAAAGGCTTGCTCGAAGCAGGTTTTGTTTTGAAAGAAGGTGATACACCAATAGTTCCGGTAATGTTGTTCAATGCAAAACTATCGCAAGATTTTTCAAGAGACTTATACGATGAAGGAATTTACGCAATAGGATTTTTCTTCCCCGTAGTTCCGAACGGTCAGGCTCGAATCAGAACACAGATTTCTGCCGGACACGAAATTCATCATTTAGACAAAGCACTTGCAGCTTTCAAAAAAGTTGGCGAAAAATATGGAATTCTTGGTAAAACAAAACAAGAAATTATTGAGATGTATGGGCAGTAACAATTGTTAATAATAATTGACAATTTGTAAAAAATTGACTTTGAAAAGGGAATTGGCTTTGGTGGTGATTCCCTTTTTTTTATAAAATTTAATGAAACTCATTTTGCAAAGTCTAAAAGTTTCTCCTCCCAAAATACATACCCAACAAAAACAAAAAACAATAAACTACTAACCAAAAGTGTAAAAACCTGATTTATTTCAGGAACAAAGCGGCTAATTGCGTATAAAACCAAAGCTATGACAAAATATTTGGCTATTGGTAAAACTTCGTATTTTATTTTGTAATGTTTTTTGCCCCAGAAAAAAGAGAGTAGCATCATAGAAAAATAGCAGAAAAAAGTTGCCCAGGCTGAGCCGAGATAGCCAAT comes from the Bacteroidota bacterium genome and includes:
- a CDS encoding glycine C-acetyltransferase, with amino-acid sequence MAYSDKIRGLYQEQIEDIKKAGIFKQERFIKSSQAADIEVEFPVGSEKKKVINMCANNYLGLSSHPDVVKAAHEGLDTRGYGMSSVRFICGTQDIHKELEQKVTEFLGTEDTILFPSCMDANAGVFEAILNDDDVMISDRLVHASIIDGIRLCSAMHDTFKHSNLKHLEKKLILHSDKRLKVVITDGVFSMDGDTAKLDEMVELCEKYDALLFVDDSHSSGFIGKTGRGTHEHCGVMGKIDIITTTFGKALGGASGGCVSGRKELVEMCRQKARPYLFSNTIAPVVVAGIIKVLDTLSGNTERRDKLEINTAYWRKGLLEAGFVLKEGDTPIVPVMLFNAKLSQDFSRDLYDEGIYAIGFFFPVVPNGQARIRTQISAGHEIHHLDKALAAFKKVGEKYGILGKTKQEIIEMYGQ